One Buteo buteo chromosome 4, bButBut1.hap1.1, whole genome shotgun sequence DNA segment encodes these proteins:
- the LOC142030168 gene encoding uncharacterized protein LOC142030168: MFSWHRSFTLGAPWRRGKKSPPAEDKVVLTHMKLLSNEGIQNPGLNPEAPADTACTEESRLPGASLPPDCQGNPNAAAAPADPDYADAPASTDYVATLPDLSAYESKCRLHRFSKFESEDSGVELPSGANSPSTPTGSEKSFVLHSRDSFCDSGVLSTSSSPEIDHLIMRTCKERARKVSHQDPESEKQAEYYSQEADAVQGPTASLEDFSVPQEESPDEHSDQSKRQSLEKEPPPETDLPRESTLPTPAPIEEPKTIADNFPENFGSMQDLQIHGHQLKKYPTSDSLNEYMDECCRLSEVNQGNSKALGSGLGYLEHICQLIEKIGQLQEHNLRLQKQVCSLQKEQKMSQIKEEYLLQHCSCGAASVFLNSYQDMKTFFSGRSRPHSLLAQTGNPSDLSIIPEIGANTEKLSSCNGRERYLESGNSQPGLRKSSNNRNNKENEFREAGNMAERQAFPSKDPAVRKGLDVSKIISGESHAWGRMRDLMRKTRLRNQNKLGLSSAALKRSCPQLYRPDIISSELKKTERNSMIVLGQNTKNENIWPF, translated from the exons GTAAGAAGAGCCCACCTGCTGAGGACAAAGTTGTGTTAACACATATGAAGTTACTGAGCAATGAAGGAATTCAAAACCCAGGGTTAAACCCAGAGGCTCCAGCTGACACAGCCTGCACAGAAGAGTCCCGTCTCCCTGGTGCCAGCCTCCCACCGGACTGCCAGGGAAATCCGAATGCAGCAGCCGCACCAGCAGATCCAGACTATGCAGATGCCCCGGCAAGCACAGACTATGTAGCCACGCTGCCTGACCTCAGTGCCTATGAGTCCAAGTGCCGACTTCATAGATTCTCCAAATTTGAATCTGAGGACTCCGGGGTTGAATTACCAAGTGGGGCTAATTCTCCATCAACACCGACGGGTTCAGAGAAGAGCTTTGTGCTTCACAGCAGAGACTCATTTTGTGACTCAGGTGTGCTTAGCACCTCTTCTTCTCCAGAAATTGACCATCTGATAATGAGAACATGTAAAGAGCGTGCCAGAAAAGTCAGCCACCAAGATCCAGAGAGTGAAAAACAAGCTGAGTACTACAGCCAGGAGGCAGATGCTGTGCAGGGTCCTACAGCTTCCCTTGAAGACTTCAGTGTCCCTCAAGAAGAAAGTCCCGATGAACATTCTGACCAAAGCAAAAGGCAATCTCTGGAAAAAGAACCTCCTCCAGAGACAGACCTTCCTAGGGAAAGCACTCTTCCCACCCCAGCTCCCATAGAAGAGCCAAAGACAATTGCTGACAATTTCCCAGAGAACTTTGGCAGCATGCAAGACCTTCAGATCCATGGACATCAGCTGAAGAAGTACCCCACAAGCGACAGTCTGAATGAATACATGGATGAATGCTGTAGACTGAGTGAG GTGAACCAAGGTAACAGCAAAGCCCTGGGATCTGGTTTGGGATACCTGGAACACATCTGCCAACTGATTGAGAAGATtgggcagctgcaggagcacaACTTGCGTCTCCAAAAGCAAGTGTGCAGCTtgcagaaagagcagaagatGAGCCAGATAAAAGAG GAATACCTTCTGCAGCATTGCTCCTGTGGAGCTGCCAGCGTCTTCCTCAACTCATACCAAGacatgaagacttttttttctgggaggagCAGACCTCACAGCCTCTTGGCTCAGACTGGAAACCCTTCTGATCTTTCCATCATCCCAGAAATAGgagcaaacactgaaaagctAAGCAGCTGCAATG GAAGAGAGAGATACCTGGAATCAGGAAACAGCCAGCCAGGGCTCAGGAAGTCATCAAACAATAGGAACAACAAGGAGAATGAGTTCAGAGAAGCTGGTAATATGGCTGAGAGACAGGCTTTTCCGTCAAAGGACCCTGCAGTAAGAAAG GGTCTGGATGTCAGCAAGATCATCTCG GGTGAGAGCCATGCTTGGGGGAGAATGAGGGATCTTATGAGGAAGACACGGCTGAGAAACCAGAACAAGCTGGGGCTGTCCTCCGCTGCTCTGAAGAGGTCCTGCCCACAGTTGTACAG GCCAGATATTATATCTTCGGAGCTGAAGAAAACTGAGAGGAACTCCATGATTGTTCTGGGGCAAAatacaaagaatgaaaacataTGGCCTTTCTGA
- the LOC142030639 gene encoding LOW QUALITY PROTEIN: zona pellucida sperm-binding protein 4-like (The sequence of the model RefSeq protein was modified relative to this genomic sequence to represent the inferred CDS: inserted 1 base in 1 codon; substituted 2 bases at 2 genomic stop codons) — MGVAGXSRATFGAMLXWGFLGPLAFVVGAQGSVFSDPTLLACGQESLQLTLPPGWEGNGSFVLTTWDTEGKAHALQNNSDCGLLVSGTPDGSRKVSVSYTGCYIFEWDGNYFMLVGLEGTDAAGKKALHEEKLLRCPVDLPALDAPSSSVCSAVLSQDRLLCASLPISQGDCEAXGCCYDPRDRVKPCYFDNTVTAHCTPDGQFSIAVSRDVTLPPVILDSVQLTSGHSTGCVPVMKNNAFVVYQFPLSACGTTFQVTGDQAIYENELVASRDVKTGSLGSVTRDSTFRLHVRCRYSITGSFIPLSVQVFTLPPFPAVSQPAPLSLELCIASDGSYTSYYTDSDYPVVKTLRDPVYAEVKILQRTDTDLVLVLHHCWATRSINPQQQLQWPVLVDGCPYTGDNYQTQLVPLSLASGLLFPSHYQRFTLYTFTFVDSISQEMLSGLVFLHCSASVCHRSVQVSCTTTCPARARGKRSAVHLLQDSASHASSEGPVIFLQDELRWYTAKDGCGAAVRAVAPWALGFAAVVTGAALCLVLVAAVLWQRKVPVMHEINVLQ, encoded by the exons ATGGGTGTTGCAGGATAGTCTAGGGCTACATTTGGAGCTATGC TTTGGGGGTTTCTTGGTCCCCTTGCTTTTGTTGTAGGAGCTCAGGGAAGTGTTTTTTCTGATCCCACCCTGCTGGCTTGTGGCCAGGAAAGCCTGCAGCTCACCTTACCTCCAGGCTGGGAAGGGAATGGTTCCTTTGTGCTGACTACTTGGG ATACTGAGGGGAAAGCCCATGCTCTGCAGAATAACTCTGACTGTGGGCTTTTGGTATCTGGGACTCCAGATGGCTCCAGGAAAGTATCAGTCTCCTATACTGGCTGTTACATCTTTGAATGG GATGGCAATTACTTCATGCTGGTTGGGCTTGAAGGAACAGATGCTGCTGGAAAAAAGGCTCTTCATGAAGAAAAGCTGCTCAGGTGCCCTGTGGACCTTCCTG CCCTGGATGCTCCAAGCAGTAGTGTCTGTTCTGCTGTCCTCAGCCAAGACCGGCTGCTGTGTGCTTCCTTGCCTATCAGCCAGGGAGACTGTGAAGCGTGAGGCTGCTGCTATGACCCTAGGGACAGGGTGAAGCCTTGTTACTTTGATAACACAG TGACAGCTCATTGCACACCAGATGGCCAGTTTTCTATTGCTGTCTCTCGGGATGTGACCCTGCCACCCGTTATCCTGGACTCTGTGCAACTGACCAGTGGACACAGTACTGGCTGTGTCCCTGTCATGAAAAACAATGCCTTTGTTGTGTACCAGTTCCCGCTCTCTGCCTGTGGCACCACTTTTCAG GTGACTGGAGACCAGGCCATATATGAGAATGAGTTGGTGGCATCCAGGGATGTGAAGACTGGGAGCCTTGGCTCTGTCACTAGGGATAGCACTTTCAG GTTACATGTCCGCTGTAGATACTCCATCACTGGGAGCTTCATTCCCTTGAGTGTTCAGGTCTTCACACTGCCACCGTTCCCTGCTGTGTCCCAGCCAGCTCCTCTGTCCTTGGAGCTGTGTATTGCCTCAG ATGGAAGCTATACTTCCTACTATACTGACAGTGACTATCCTGTTGTGAAGACTCTGAGAGACCCTGTTTATGCAGAAGTCAAGATCCTTCAGAGAACAGACACAGACCTAGTTTTGGTCCTGCACCACTGCTGGGCCACACGAAGTATCAATCCCCAGCAACAGCTGCAGTGGCCTGTTTTGGTGGATGG GTGCCCTTACACAGGGGATAACTATCAGACACAGCTGGTGCCTCTGAGTCTTGCCTCAGGACTACTGTTCCCATCTCATTACCAGCGTTTCACCCTCTACACATTCACCTTCGTGGACTCTATTTCCCAAGAGATGCTCTCTGGGCTG GTGTTCCTGCACTGCAGTGCTTCAGTATGCCACCGGTCTGTACAGGTGTCCTGCACCACCACTTGTCCTGCTAGAGCCA GGGGTAAAAGGAGTGCTGTGCATCTTCTTCAGGACAGTGCCTCCCATGCCTCCAGCGAAGGCCCTGTGATTTTCCTCCAGGATGAACTAAGATGGTACACAGCCAAAGATGGCTGTG GAGCAGCTGTGCGTGCTGTAGCCCCCTGGGCTCTGGGGTTTGCTGCTGTGGTAACTGGGGCAGCTCTCTGCCTGGTGCTTGtggctgctgtgctgtggcAAAGGAAGGTGCCTGTAATGCATGAAATCAATGTATTGCAATAA
- the LOC142030640 gene encoding cytochrome P450 2C9-like isoform X2 — translation MDFLGAATVVLLVCIACLLSFTAWRGRSGKGKMPPGPAPLPILGSVLQVKPKNLAKTLQKLSEEYGPVFTVHLGSDPVVVLHGHDAVKEALVDRADEFAARGRMPIGDRANNGLGIVFSNNKEWLQVRRFALSTLRNFGMGKRSIEERIQEETEYLLEEINKTKGTPFDPTFMLSCAVSNVICSIIFGKRYDYEDKKFLALMSNMNNIFEMINSPWGQVHSMFSKILDYLPGPHNKIFTEFDALKAFVSEEVKMHQASLDPSSPQDFIDCFLRKMQEEKEHPNSSFHMKNLITSTFDLFITGTETISTTVRYGLLLLLKYPKMQEKVQEEIDQVVGRSRRPCVAHQTQMPYTDAVVHEIQRFISLIPMGLPHTVTKDTGFREYVIPKGTTVFPILSSVLHDSKEFPNPNEFNPGHFLNDNGTFRKSEFFMPFSAGKRICPGEGLARMEIFLLITTILQNFTLKPVVDPPELNITPTLSGTGNVPPAYQLCALPR, via the exons ATGGACTTCCTGGGAGCAGCCACTGTTGTCCTCCTGGTTTGCATTGCTTGCCTGCTATCCTTCACAGCATGGAGAGGGAGGTCTGGAAAGGGGAAGATGCCTCCAGGACCTGCTCCTCTTCCCATCCTAGGTAGTGTGCTGCAAGTGAAACCAAAGAACTTGGCTAAAACCCTCCAGAAG CTCAGTGAAGAGTATGGACCAGTGTTCACAGTGCACTTGGGGTCTGACCCAGTGGTGGTGCTGCATGGACACGATGCAGTGAAAGAAGCCTTGGTTGATCGCGCGGATGAGTTTGCTGCCAGAGGACGCATGCCAATAGGAGACAGGGCTAACAATGGATTAG GGATTGTTTTTAGCAACAACAAGGAGTGGTTACAAGTCCGGCGGTTTGCTCTCAGTACTCTGCGCAACTTTGGAATGGGGAAAAGGAGCATTGAAGAGAGGATCCAGGAGGAAACTGAGTACTTGCTGGAAGAGATCAACAAAACAAAGG GAACACCTTTTGACCCAACCTTCATGCTGAGCTGTGCTGTCTCCAATGTCATATGCTCCATCATCTTTGGGAAACGGTACGACTATGAAGACAAGAAGTTCCTGGCCCTGATGAGCAACATGAACAACATCTTTGAGATGATCAACTCCCCATGGGGACAGGTACATTCA ATGTTCTCAAAGATCCTGGATTACTTGCCTGGCCCACACAACAAAATATTCACAGAATTTGATGCTCTAAAAGCCTTTGTGTCAGAGGAGGTGAAGATGCACCAAGCCTCCCTAGatcccagctccccccaggATTTCATCGACTGCTTCCTCAGAAAAATGCAGGAG GAGAAAGAGCATCCCAATTCCAGTTTCCACATGAAGAACCTGATAACCAGCACCTTCGACTTGTTCATTACCGGAACTGAGACAATTAGCACCACTGTAAGATACGGGCTTCTGCTTCTTCTCAAATACCCGAAGATGCAAG AGAAAGTTCAAGAAGAGATTGACCAGGTAGTGGGACGATCACGAAGACCTTGTGTGGCTCATCAGACCCAGATGCCCTACACAGATGCAGTGGTCCATGAAATCCAGCGCTTCATCTCCCTCATCCCCATGGGTCTCCCTCACACTGTGACCAAAGACACCGGCTTCAGAGAGTACGTCATTCCCAAG GGCACCACAGTCTTTCCCATCCTCAGTTCTGTCCTCCATGACAGTAAAGAGTTTCCAAACCCAAATGAGTTCAACCCTGGACATTTCTTGAATGACAACGGCACCTTTAGGAAGAGTGAGTTCTTCATGCCCTTCTCAGCAG GGAAGCGAATATGCCCTGGAGAGGGCCTGGCACGCATGGAGATATTCTTACTCATAACCACCATCCTGCAGAACTTTACCTTGAAGCCTGTTGTCGATCCCCCGGAACTCAACATAACCCCAACACTGAGTGGGACAGGCAACGTACCTCCTGCCTACCAGCTCTGTGCTCTCCCCCGCTGA
- the LOC142030640 gene encoding cytochrome P450 2C9-like isoform X1, giving the protein MDFLGAATVVLLVCIACLLSFTAWRGRSGKGKMPPGPAPLPILGSVLQVKPKNLAKTLQKLSEEYGPVFTVHLGSDPVVVLHGHDAVKEALVDRADEFAARGRMPIGDRANNGLGIVFSNNKEWLQVRRFALSTLRNFGMGKRSIEERIQEETEYLLEEINKTKGTPFDPTFMLSCAVSNVICSIIFGKRYDYEDKKFLALMSNMNNIFEMINSPWGQLYQMFSKILDYLPGPHNKIFTEFDALKAFVSEEVKMHQASLDPSSPQDFIDCFLRKMQEEKEHPNSSFHMKNLITSTFDLFITGTETISTTVRYGLLLLLKYPKMQEKVQEEIDQVVGRSRRPCVAHQTQMPYTDAVVHEIQRFISLIPMGLPHTVTKDTGFREYVIPKGTTVFPILSSVLHDSKEFPNPNEFNPGHFLNDNGTFRKSEFFMPFSAGKRICPGEGLARMEIFLLITTILQNFTLKPVVDPPELNITPTLSGTGNVPPAYQLCALPR; this is encoded by the exons ATGGACTTCCTGGGAGCAGCCACTGTTGTCCTCCTGGTTTGCATTGCTTGCCTGCTATCCTTCACAGCATGGAGAGGGAGGTCTGGAAAGGGGAAGATGCCTCCAGGACCTGCTCCTCTTCCCATCCTAGGTAGTGTGCTGCAAGTGAAACCAAAGAACTTGGCTAAAACCCTCCAGAAG CTCAGTGAAGAGTATGGACCAGTGTTCACAGTGCACTTGGGGTCTGACCCAGTGGTGGTGCTGCATGGACACGATGCAGTGAAAGAAGCCTTGGTTGATCGCGCGGATGAGTTTGCTGCCAGAGGACGCATGCCAATAGGAGACAGGGCTAACAATGGATTAG GGATTGTTTTTAGCAACAACAAGGAGTGGTTACAAGTCCGGCGGTTTGCTCTCAGTACTCTGCGCAACTTTGGAATGGGGAAAAGGAGCATTGAAGAGAGGATCCAGGAGGAAACTGAGTACTTGCTGGAAGAGATCAACAAAACAAAGG GAACACCTTTTGACCCAACCTTCATGCTGAGCTGTGCTGTCTCCAATGTCATATGCTCCATCATCTTTGGGAAACGGTACGACTATGAAGACAAGAAGTTCCTGGCCCTGATGAGCAACATGAACAACATCTTTGAGATGATCAACTCCCCATGGGGACAG ctgTACCAGATGTTCTCAAAGATCCTGGATTACTTGCCTGGCCCACACAACAAAATATTCACAGAATTTGATGCTCTAAAAGCCTTTGTGTCAGAGGAGGTGAAGATGCACCAAGCCTCCCTAGatcccagctccccccaggATTTCATCGACTGCTTCCTCAGAAAAATGCAGGAG GAGAAAGAGCATCCCAATTCCAGTTTCCACATGAAGAACCTGATAACCAGCACCTTCGACTTGTTCATTACCGGAACTGAGACAATTAGCACCACTGTAAGATACGGGCTTCTGCTTCTTCTCAAATACCCGAAGATGCAAG AGAAAGTTCAAGAAGAGATTGACCAGGTAGTGGGACGATCACGAAGACCTTGTGTGGCTCATCAGACCCAGATGCCCTACACAGATGCAGTGGTCCATGAAATCCAGCGCTTCATCTCCCTCATCCCCATGGGTCTCCCTCACACTGTGACCAAAGACACCGGCTTCAGAGAGTACGTCATTCCCAAG GGCACCACAGTCTTTCCCATCCTCAGTTCTGTCCTCCATGACAGTAAAGAGTTTCCAAACCCAAATGAGTTCAACCCTGGACATTTCTTGAATGACAACGGCACCTTTAGGAAGAGTGAGTTCTTCATGCCCTTCTCAGCAG GGAAGCGAATATGCCCTGGAGAGGGCCTGGCACGCATGGAGATATTCTTACTCATAACCACCATCCTGCAGAACTTTACCTTGAAGCCTGTTGTCGATCCCCCGGAACTCAACATAACCCCAACACTGAGTGGGACAGGCAACGTACCTCCTGCCTACCAGCTCTGTGCTCTCCCCCGCTGA
- the LOC142030640 gene encoding cytochrome P450 2C8-like isoform X3, whose amino-acid sequence MDFLGAATVVLLVCIACLLSFTAWRGRSGKGKMPPGPAPLPILGSVLQVKPKNLAKTLQKLSEEYGPVFTVHLGSDPVVVLHGHDAVKEALVDRADEFAARGRMPIGDRANNGLGIVFSNNKEWLQVRRFALSTLRNFGMGKRSIEERIQEETEYLLEEINKTKGTPFDPTFMLSCAVSNVICSIIFGKRYDYEDKKFLALMSNMNNIFEMINSPWGQEKEHPNSSFHMKNLITSTFDLFITGTETISTTVRYGLLLLLKYPKMQEKVQEEIDQVVGRSRRPCVAHQTQMPYTDAVVHEIQRFISLIPMGLPHTVTKDTGFREYVIPKGTTVFPILSSVLHDSKEFPNPNEFNPGHFLNDNGTFRKSEFFMPFSAGKRICPGEGLARMEIFLLITTILQNFTLKPVVDPPELNITPTLSGTGNVPPAYQLCALPR is encoded by the exons ATGGACTTCCTGGGAGCAGCCACTGTTGTCCTCCTGGTTTGCATTGCTTGCCTGCTATCCTTCACAGCATGGAGAGGGAGGTCTGGAAAGGGGAAGATGCCTCCAGGACCTGCTCCTCTTCCCATCCTAGGTAGTGTGCTGCAAGTGAAACCAAAGAACTTGGCTAAAACCCTCCAGAAG CTCAGTGAAGAGTATGGACCAGTGTTCACAGTGCACTTGGGGTCTGACCCAGTGGTGGTGCTGCATGGACACGATGCAGTGAAAGAAGCCTTGGTTGATCGCGCGGATGAGTTTGCTGCCAGAGGACGCATGCCAATAGGAGACAGGGCTAACAATGGATTAG GGATTGTTTTTAGCAACAACAAGGAGTGGTTACAAGTCCGGCGGTTTGCTCTCAGTACTCTGCGCAACTTTGGAATGGGGAAAAGGAGCATTGAAGAGAGGATCCAGGAGGAAACTGAGTACTTGCTGGAAGAGATCAACAAAACAAAGG GAACACCTTTTGACCCAACCTTCATGCTGAGCTGTGCTGTCTCCAATGTCATATGCTCCATCATCTTTGGGAAACGGTACGACTATGAAGACAAGAAGTTCCTGGCCCTGATGAGCAACATGAACAACATCTTTGAGATGATCAACTCCCCATGGGGACAG GAGAAAGAGCATCCCAATTCCAGTTTCCACATGAAGAACCTGATAACCAGCACCTTCGACTTGTTCATTACCGGAACTGAGACAATTAGCACCACTGTAAGATACGGGCTTCTGCTTCTTCTCAAATACCCGAAGATGCAAG AGAAAGTTCAAGAAGAGATTGACCAGGTAGTGGGACGATCACGAAGACCTTGTGTGGCTCATCAGACCCAGATGCCCTACACAGATGCAGTGGTCCATGAAATCCAGCGCTTCATCTCCCTCATCCCCATGGGTCTCCCTCACACTGTGACCAAAGACACCGGCTTCAGAGAGTACGTCATTCCCAAG GGCACCACAGTCTTTCCCATCCTCAGTTCTGTCCTCCATGACAGTAAAGAGTTTCCAAACCCAAATGAGTTCAACCCTGGACATTTCTTGAATGACAACGGCACCTTTAGGAAGAGTGAGTTCTTCATGCCCTTCTCAGCAG GGAAGCGAATATGCCCTGGAGAGGGCCTGGCACGCATGGAGATATTCTTACTCATAACCACCATCCTGCAGAACTTTACCTTGAAGCCTGTTGTCGATCCCCCGGAACTCAACATAACCCCAACACTGAGTGGGACAGGCAACGTACCTCCTGCCTACCAGCTCTGTGCTCTCCCCCGCTGA
- the LOC142030640 gene encoding cytochrome P450 2C8-like isoform X4, with amino-acid sequence MPPGPAPLPILGSVLQVKPKNLAKTLQKVSAGIVFSNNKEWLQVRRFALSTLRNFGMGKRSIEERIQEETEYLLEEINKTKGTPFDPTFMLSCAVSNVICSIIFGKRYDYEDKKFLALMSNMNNIFEMINSPWGQLYQMFSKILDYLPGPHNKIFTEFDALKAFVSEEVKMHQASLDPSSPQDFIDCFLRKMQEEKEHPNSSFHMKNLITSTFDLFITGTETISTTVRYGLLLLLKYPKMQEKVQEEIDQVVGRSRRPCVAHQTQMPYTDAVVHEIQRFISLIPMGLPHTVTKDTGFREYVIPKGTTVFPILSSVLHDSKEFPNPNEFNPGHFLNDNGTFRKSEFFMPFSAGKRICPGEGLARMEIFLLITTILQNFTLKPVVDPPELNITPTLSGTGNVPPAYQLCALPR; translated from the exons ATGCCTCCAGGACCTGCTCCTCTTCCCATCCTAGGTAGTGTGCTGCAAGTGAAACCAAAGAACTTGGCTAAAACCCTCCAGAAGGT ctctgcagGGATTGTTTTTAGCAACAACAAGGAGTGGTTACAAGTCCGGCGGTTTGCTCTCAGTACTCTGCGCAACTTTGGAATGGGGAAAAGGAGCATTGAAGAGAGGATCCAGGAGGAAACTGAGTACTTGCTGGAAGAGATCAACAAAACAAAGG GAACACCTTTTGACCCAACCTTCATGCTGAGCTGTGCTGTCTCCAATGTCATATGCTCCATCATCTTTGGGAAACGGTACGACTATGAAGACAAGAAGTTCCTGGCCCTGATGAGCAACATGAACAACATCTTTGAGATGATCAACTCCCCATGGGGACAG ctgTACCAGATGTTCTCAAAGATCCTGGATTACTTGCCTGGCCCACACAACAAAATATTCACAGAATTTGATGCTCTAAAAGCCTTTGTGTCAGAGGAGGTGAAGATGCACCAAGCCTCCCTAGatcccagctccccccaggATTTCATCGACTGCTTCCTCAGAAAAATGCAGGAG GAGAAAGAGCATCCCAATTCCAGTTTCCACATGAAGAACCTGATAACCAGCACCTTCGACTTGTTCATTACCGGAACTGAGACAATTAGCACCACTGTAAGATACGGGCTTCTGCTTCTTCTCAAATACCCGAAGATGCAAG AGAAAGTTCAAGAAGAGATTGACCAGGTAGTGGGACGATCACGAAGACCTTGTGTGGCTCATCAGACCCAGATGCCCTACACAGATGCAGTGGTCCATGAAATCCAGCGCTTCATCTCCCTCATCCCCATGGGTCTCCCTCACACTGTGACCAAAGACACCGGCTTCAGAGAGTACGTCATTCCCAAG GGCACCACAGTCTTTCCCATCCTCAGTTCTGTCCTCCATGACAGTAAAGAGTTTCCAAACCCAAATGAGTTCAACCCTGGACATTTCTTGAATGACAACGGCACCTTTAGGAAGAGTGAGTTCTTCATGCCCTTCTCAGCAG GGAAGCGAATATGCCCTGGAGAGGGCCTGGCACGCATGGAGATATTCTTACTCATAACCACCATCCTGCAGAACTTTACCTTGAAGCCTGTTGTCGATCCCCCGGAACTCAACATAACCCCAACACTGAGTGGGACAGGCAACGTACCTCCTGCCTACCAGCTCTGTGCTCTCCCCCGCTGA